The nucleotide window TGAGCGTTTGCGGTCCGAACTGGTTGTCGACGTCGATCGTGGTCGGCCCGAACAACGCCGAGAAGGGGTAGAACGTGAGGTGCTGCTCGGGATCCGTGATCGCGCCGAACCCGCACGTCGGACAGCTCTTGTCAACCGGCACGCCGAAAGCGGTGGCAGTGTCGGGGTCGGCGTCGTAGGTGCCGAACTGATCGACGAGATGGACGCTCGGGGCATCCGGACCGTCGGCGGCGTAGATGCGGAAGTGATCGCCAGCGACGATCGGCGACGCGGTGGCAGTCGGCGTCGGCGTCTCGGTCTCGGTCGGTGTGGCCGTCTCGGTCGGTGTGGCTGTCTCGGTCGGTGTGGCCGTCTCGGTCGGTGTGGCTGTCTCGGTCGGTGTGGCTGTCTCGGTCGGTGTGGCTGTCTCGGTCGGTGTGGCCGTCTCGGTCGGTGTGGCCGTCTCGGTCGGCGTGGCCGTCTCGGTCGGTGTGGCCGTCTCGGTCGGCGTGGCGGTCACGGTCGCCGTCGGCGTTGGGGTCGCCGTCACTGTCACGGTCGCGGTCGGCGTCGGCGTCTGGGTCGCGGTCACTGTCGCGGTCACCGTCGGCGTCGGCGTCGGAGTCGTCGTGGCGGTCGGCGTCGGCGTCGCCGTGGGCGTTGGGGTCGTACAGTTGGGCGGGCCGACTTGGATGTCGTAATTCCCAACACCCGTGTAGCTCTGGTCGAAGACGCGAAGCACGTATGTGCCAGGCGTGCCGATCACGCGCTGGTCGGCGCCGCAGACGATCACGCTCCCGGTGGAGCTACCGTCGGCGTTGAACAGATCCCAGCACGTGGTCATCGTGCCCGAGGTCGTCGTGGTCGCGATGTCGATCACCTGGCCGGGCGCCGTGGTCGTAAACCAATAGGTGTCGTTGTCGGCAAGCGATGCGATGCTCGAGGAATGCTCCTGGCACAAGGTGAGTGTCGCGTCGGGACAACTCGTGGCCGTTGCCGAGATCGTCGTGACATCCATCCGGTAGGATTGGCTAGCCGCGTCGTTGTTCAGCTCGAAGGCGCGAAGGGTGTAGGCGCCGGCGGTCGGAAGGGTTCGCACGGCCTGTCCACACCTCTGGGTACCGATCGCCGTTCCGTCGGCGGCATAGAGCTGCCAGCACGAGTCGAAACCGGTAGCGACGTCGCTCGTGGTGATACTCACTACCTCGTTGGCCGCGGACGTGGTGAAGCGGTACGTGTCACTCTGGACGATCGAACTCAGGATGCGAGCGCCGGATTGCGAGCCGCAGGACAAGGTCGCTACCGGGCAGCTCGAGGCGGTGGCCGACAGCACCTGCATCTGCACATTGTAGTTGCCCGTTTGGTTGTTGCTCTGGTCGTACAGTCGTATCGAGTACGTGTCGTTTGCCGGGAGCGTGATCGTCGAGGCTGCGTTGCAGCCGCCGGCGCTCACGATGTTGCCCGCGGAATCGCGCAGCTGGGCGCACGCCTGGATGCTCGATCCGGTAGTGGCTTTCGACAGGAGCTGGACGACCTCGCCCGCTTCAGCCGTGAACGTGTAGCAGTCGGTCTCGGCGGTGACGCCGATGCCTCCCGATTTGATCTCACCGCAGCCGATCGTCGCGGTCGACGAACAGGTCGTTTGGGCGGCGACGAGCGACGGACGTCCGAGCAGCGTGACCATGGTTGCGAGGATCAGGACACCGTAGGGTGCCGAGATTCGAAGCTGCGCACGACAGTATCCTTCGCGGGAGGGGTGCAACGTCGACATCGGGGGTCTCCTGAAACGACTCCGAAGCTAGATGGGGCTGAGGCGACGGGAACCTTCGTCGCCCCAACAGTCCTATGAGCGTCGCGCTTGTCGCATCAAATGCAAGGTTCCGGAACTAATCATTTGCCATGACTGATCAATTGCGATCTCGACAGAGCACGTTGGTGCTCAGGACGTTGCACTGCTCTGGCAGGAAAGCCGCCTCGCCGCACTGATCGCGGCCCGGCGTGCCGCCCGGCGGCAGCGAAGTGTCGTTCAGCTCCACGGTCACGCGAAGCGGCAGCTGCGATGCGTCGCGGAGCGGGATGGTGCCGCCCTTGTGGCTCAGGAAGATCCCGAACACGCCGGCCGTCCCGAGACGCCTGAGGTCCTTGACCGTCACCTTCTTGATACCCTTGGAGACGGTGACCGGCCGCTTGTCGGTGAAGATCCACTTCGATGCCGGCGTCCCCGAAGCCTTCCAGCCGTGATCCATGCCCGGAACGCGCACCACGCCGGGGAGGTTCACGTCGAACAAGACGGTGTTCGCGCTGTCGGTGATGCGCAGTTGGATTCCATGGCGCTCCGGGGCAATGACCGGCAGGCTGCTCCCGACGGCGAACTCGCCGTTCAGCCGCAAGCCCTCGTTGCCCTCCGGCGCCGCGAGTACCCGGATGATCCGAACCTTGGAGGTACGCCAGGCGCCGGCCAGGCCTGGACGCGAGCAGGGATCCTCGCCGCCCACTGCTGGCGGGTTGAAGAGAGCGCCGCGACAGTAGGCGTCAGCGTCGCTGTCGTTGTCGACGTCCCCCGGACAGACGTCGCAAACATTTCCGAAGACGTCGCCGTCGCTATTGAGCTGCGACGGATCCGCGATCGTCGGGCAATTGTCGTCGAGGTCGCACACACCGTCGAGATCGGCGTCGACTGCCTGGCATGCCGACGAGCAGCAGAGGTTCGTACCGTTCGCCGCGCCCTCGTCGCACTGCTCGCCGACCGTTACGATGCCGTTCCCGCAGCCCGTGGGAGTGCAGTTGGCGTCGCACCCGTCGCCGTTGGCCGTGTTGCCGTCGTCGCACTGCTCGAACGTTTCCTGGATGCCGTCACCGCACGCGCCTTCGATCGTACAAGTCGGGCTGCAGCCGTCGCCGACGGCCAGGTTGCCGTCGTCGCAGGCTTCGCCCGTCGTCACGACGCCGTTCCCGCAGCCCGTCACGGTACAGTTCGCGTCGCAGCCGTCGCCGTCGCCGATGTTGCCGTCGTCGCAGGCCTCGGTGCCCTCACGCGTTCCGTTGCCGCACGACGTGTCCACGAAAGAATAGACTGCGCCTGCGTCGAGCTTGACGGTGTCGTCGAGCGGCGCTCCGATGAACACCGACGACCCGACCGATGCGATCGTGTTCCCGAAGTGGTCCTCGGTCACGGGAACCGGCTTCTGGAAGGTCTGCAGCGCTGCGCCCGTCGCGACGTCGAAGACGTAGACGGCGCCGACGTCCGGTCCACCGGTATCGTCGCGTCGAGCGGCCACCGCGACCTTGTCGCTTCCGACGGCCGTAACCGCGTATCCGAACTCGTCGTTGACCAGGGGCCCCGGCTTCACGAAGATCTGCGTGAGCTGGCCGTTGCCGGCGTTGAAAAGATACGCCGCGCCGGCGCTCGTCGCCGCCGCGTCGTTCACCGGTGAGCCGACCAAGGCCTGCCCGGCTACCGACGCGACCGAGGCGCCGAAACGGTCGCCCTGGCCCGGGAAGGGATTCGCGACGGTGCGGGTCAATGCACCGGTAGAGGCCTCGAACACGTAGGCCTCGCCCGCGTTGTCGGCGGCCGGATTAAACCCGTTCGCCGGCACATCGTGCATAGGAGAGCCGATCAGGACTGCGGTAGCGTCCAGTGCCGTCACCGCCGCTCCGAACTGGTCGCCCGCCGCGGGGGATGGATTCAGATAGACCTGCTGGACGCCCACTGAGTTGTAGAGGTACGCGACGCCACCGCCCCCGGCGCCGCTGTCGTCCTTGGGCGCGCCAACCAGGATGTTGCCGTCGATGGACGCGATCGACCACCCGAAATGGTCGTTGGTGCCCGCCGCCGGGTTCGTGAAGGTTTTGAGGAGCGCGCCGCTCGCACCGCTGAAGAGGTACACCGCGCCCGCGTCCGGACCAGCCGTGTCGTCGAACGGGGCGCCGACCAGGACATCCCCCCCCACGGCCGCGACCGAGTACCCAAAGCCGTCGCCGGCGCCGGGGGTAGGATTGAGGAAGGTCCGCAGCGTGAGGCCGCTATTGCCCGCGATGAGGTATGCCCGGCCGGTATTGATGGCCGAAGGCTGGTCCACGTCGGGCGCACCCACGATGAGACTCGTGGCGAGCGCGGCCACGCTGTGGCCGAAGTGGTCGCCGGCGGCTGCCGTCATGTTGAGCAACTCGCGCTGACAGAGCGCCGAACAGCCGTCGCCGTTGACGAGGTTTCCATCGTCGCACTGCTCGATGCCGGTGACCGCGCCGCTCCCGCACCCGGTGGGTTGGCACGTAGCGTCGCAGCCGTCACCATTTACGAGGTTGGCGTCGTCGCAGATCTCGGTCCCGGCAATGATCCCGTTTCCGCAGCCGCTCAACGTGCAATTGGTGTCGCAGCCGTCACCGCTCGCTGCATTGCCGTCGTCACAGACCTCGCCGGTGGTCAGCAGCCCGTTGCCGCACGCGGTCGTCGTGCAGTTTGCATCGCAGCCGTCGCCGCTGATCGGGTTGCCGTCGTCGCAGGTCTCTCCGGCCGTCTGGATTCCGTTGCCGCAGCCTGTGGCGGTGCAGTTCCCGTCGCAACCGTCGCCGTTCACTGCGTTGCCGTCATCGCATTGTTCGGGAACCGTGACGACGCCGTTGCCGCATCCGGGCGCGGTGCAATTCGAATCGCACCCGTCTCCGTTGACGAGATTGCCGTCATCGCATTGCTCTGGAGCCGTCACGATCCCGTTGCCGCACGCGGTCGCCGTGCAGTTGCCGTCACATCCATCGCCACTCACGAGATTGCCGTCATCGCATTGCTCCGGAGCCGTCACGATCCCGTTGCCGCACGCGGTTGCCGTACAGTTGCCGTCACACCCGTCGCCGTCGACGACGTTGCCGTCGTCGCAGCTCTCCCCGGCCGTCTGGACGCCGTTGCCGCACGCGGTCGGGGTGCAGTTCGAGTCACAGCCGTCACCGTCGACCGTGTTGCCGTCGTCGCAGGCTTCGCCGGCGGTCAAGACGCCGTTGCCGCAGCTCGTGATCGTGCAGTTGGAATCGCAGCCGTCGGCGTCGAGAACATTGCCGTCGTCGCATTGCTCGCCGGCCGCCGGGTTGAGCGTGCCGTCGCTGCAAGCCGCTGGGGTGCAGTCGGGGTCGCAGGTCGCCGACCCGAACGACCCATCGTCGCACGCTTCGCCAGCGGTCGCGATTCCGTTGGGGCAGCCGGTTGCGGTGCAATTGGAATCGCAGCCGTCACCATCGACGAGGTTGCCGTCGTCGCACGTCTCACCCAGAGTCTGGATGCCATTGCCACAGCCGGTGGGGGTGCAGTTGGAGTCGCAACCGTCGCCGTCCACGAGGTTGCCGTCGTCGCAGAGCTCCCCCGCGTCCGGGATCGTGTCTCCGCAGACGGCGAAGGCGGTTCCGGCGGAGCCGACGAGCATCAGAGCGAAGAGAGCGAGTACGGCG belongs to Deltaproteobacteria bacterium and includes:
- a CDS encoding DUF4215 domain-containing protein, which gives rise to MIEVRRSPWFTAVLALFALMLVGSAGTAFAVCGDTIPDAGELCDDGNLVDGDGCDSNCTPTGCGNGIQTLGETCDDGNLVDGDGCDSNCTATGCPNGIATAGEACDDGSFGSATCDPDCTPAACSDGTLNPAAGEQCDDGNVLDADGCDSNCTITSCGNGVLTAGEACDDGNTVDGDGCDSNCTPTACGNGVQTAGESCDDGNVVDGDGCDGNCTATACGNGIVTAPEQCDDGNLVSGDGCDGNCTATACGNGIVTAPEQCDDGNLVNGDGCDSNCTAPGCGNGVVTVPEQCDDGNAVNGDGCDGNCTATGCGNGIQTAGETCDDGNPISGDGCDANCTTTACGNGLLTTGEVCDDGNAASGDGCDTNCTLSGCGNGIIAGTEICDDANLVNGDGCDATCQPTGCGSGAVTGIEQCDDGNLVNGDGCSALCQRELLNMTAAAGDHFGHSVAALATSLIVGAPDVDQPSAINTGRAYLIAGNSGLTLRTFLNPTPGAGDGFGYSVAAVGGDVLVGAPFDDTAGPDAGAVYLFSGASGALLKTFTNPAAGTNDHFGWSIASIDGNILVGAPKDDSGAGGGGVAYLYNSVGVQQVYLNPSPAAGDQFGAAVTALDATAVLIGSPMHDVPANGFNPAADNAGEAYVFEASTGALTRTVANPFPGQGDRFGASVASVAGQALVGSPVNDAAATSAGAAYLFNAGNGQLTQIFVKPGPLVNDEFGYAVTAVGSDKVAVAARRDDTGGPDVGAVYVFDVATGAALQTFQKPVPVTEDHFGNTIASVGSSVFIGAPLDDTVKLDAGAVYSFVDTSCGNGTREGTEACDDGNIGDGDGCDANCTVTGCGNGVVTTGEACDDGNLAVGDGCSPTCTIEGACGDGIQETFEQCDDGNTANGDGCDANCTPTGCGNGIVTVGEQCDEGAANGTNLCCSSACQAVDADLDGVCDLDDNCPTIADPSQLNSDGDVFGNVCDVCPGDVDNDSDADAYCRGALFNPPAVGGEDPCSRPGLAGAWRTSKVRIIRVLAAPEGNEGLRLNGEFAVGSSLPVIAPERHGIQLRITDSANTVLFDVNLPGVVRVPGMDHGWKASGTPASKWIFTDKRPVTVSKGIKKVTVKDLRRLGTAGVFGIFLSHKGGTIPLRDASQLPLRVTVELNDTSLPPGGTPGRDQCGEAAFLPEQCNVLSTNVLCRDRN